AGAACATCATTGATATTTTTACCTTTATATCGTACATTTAATGTATCTGTATTGTAACGTTTTCCCTTACATACCTCACATGGAACATATACATCAGATAAGAAGTGCATCTCAATTTGTACAATTCCATCACCACTACATGCTTCACAACGTCCACCTTTTACATTAAAACTAAATCGTCCAGGCTTATATCCACGTTCTTTTGCCTCAATTGTTTGTGCAAATAAGTCACGAATATGAGTAAATAATCCTATGTATGTTGCAGGATTTGATCTTGGTGTTCTTCCAATTGGTGATTGATCAATAACAATAGTTTTGTCAATATTTTCAATTCCCTCAATTTTATCATGTTTTCCAACCTTAAATTTATGCTTATCTGTCATCTGCTCATAAATTCCATGATATAATGTTTCATTAATAAGTGTACTTTTACCAGATCCTGAAACACCTGTTACACAGATAAATGTACCAAGTGGAAGTTCAACAGTAATATCTTTAAGGTTATTTTCCCTTGCACCTACTACTTTTATTGTCTTTCCATTACCTTTTCTGCGATTTTTTGGAACTTCAATTTTCTTAGCACCAGATAGATACAGGCCTGTAATTGAGTTAGGGTTTTTCTTAATTTCCTCTGGTGTTCCCTGTGCAATAAGTGAACCTCCATGTTCTCCTGCTGCAGGTCCAATATCAATTACATGATCTGCTTCAAGAATTGTTTCCTCATCATGTTCTACAACAATAAGTGTATTTCCAAGATCACGTAGATGTTTTAGAGTATTGATAAGCTTCATATTATCACGTTGATGAAGACCAATACTTGGCTCATCAAGAACATATAACACGCCAATAAGACGACTTCCAATCTGTGTTGCAAGACGTATTCTTTGAGCTTCACCACCTGAGAGTGTTCCAGATGAACGTGCAAGTGACAGGTAGTTAAGTCCTACATCATTAAGAAATGCTAGTCTTTCACGTATCTCTTTAAGTATTTCTTTTCCAATAAATTCTTTACGTCCTGAAAGTTTTAAGTTATCAAAAAATTCCTTACAATCACGTAGTGATAACTTTGTTACATCTGCAATATTAAGTCCACCAACAGTTACAGCAAGCATTTCATCTTTAAGTCTATCACCATGACATCTTGGACAATCCTTATACATCATGTATGTTTTAAGTGATTTTCTCTTATATTTTGATGGTGCATCGACAGATTCACGTTTTATTGATGCAAGAACTCCTTCAAATGGCTTTTTAACCTTATGTATACCATTTTTCATCTTAAATTCAAATTCAATTTCTTCTTTTCCTGTTCCATAGAGAATTATGTCTTTAACTTCATCACTAAGTTCATAGTATGCTACATCAAGGCTGAAGTTATAATGTTTTGCAACTGCTTCAATAATCTTATTGTAATATCCTTCTGTATCTTTTGAATTACTCCATGGCTTTATTGCTCCACGACGTAGTGTAAGACTTTTATCTGGAATTACACGGTCTGCATCAACTTCAAGTGTACTTCCAATACCATTACATTCTGGACATGCAGCCTGGGGGTTGTTAAATGAAAACATACGTGGACTAATTTCTGTAAAGCTTACACCACACTCAGCACATGCAAGTTCTTCACTGTAGGTTTTCTCATCACCACCCTCTTGTGCACTTAGTACTTTTATTATTCCACCAGTGAGTGATAATGCAGTTTCTGTTGATTCAACTAATCGTTTTTTGAAGTTTTCTGTATTTGAAACTTTTAGTCTGTCAACTACAATTTCTAGTGTGTGTTTTATGTTCTTTTCAAGTGTAATATCCTCATCAAGTGATACTATAACTCCATCAACACGTATTCTGACAAATCCCTTCTTTTTATACTCATCAAATACTTTCTTATGCATTCCCTTTTTTTCTTTAACTATTGGTGCAAGAAGATATATTTTTTCACCATCAAAGTGTTCTATTATTTCATCAGCAATTTGTCCTGGTGTTTGTTGTGATATTTCACTTCCACATTTATAGCAGTGTGCTGTTCCAACACGTGCAAATAATAATCTTAGGTAGTCATAGATTTCTGTAACAGTTCCAACTGTAGATCTTGGATTTAGACGTGTTGTTTTCTGGTCTATTGATATTGCAGGTGATAGTCCTTCTATATAGTCTACTTCTGGTTTTTCCATCTGTCCTAGAAATTGTCTTGCATAGGATGTTAATGATTCCATGTATCGTCTTTGTCCTTCTGCATAGATTGTGTCAAATGCTAGTGTTGATTTTCCAGATCCACTTAGTCCTGTTATTACAATAAATTGATCTCTTGGTATTGTTACATCTATATTTTTCAGGTTATGTTCACGTGCTCCTTTGATTATGATTTTCTTTTCATTTATTGCTTTTTGTCTTATATCTTCACTTTGCATCTATTTTATTCCTCCTTTAGTTTCATTATTTGATCTCTGAGTTTTGCAGCTTTTTCAAATTCAAGGTCTGCTGCAGCCTTTTGCATCTGATTTTCAAGGTCTGCTATTATTAGTTCTATTTCATCATCTGTTATGTTATCATAGCTTTGTATATCATCAGGGGTTGTATCTACTACCTTATCTTTAAGTTTACGTACAACACTTTGAGGTATAATATTATGTTCATTGTTATATTCAATCTGCATTTTACGTCTGCGTTCTGTTATATTTACAGCATTAACTATTGAATCAGTCATATTATCTGCATATAATATTACCTCACCATCCACATTACGTGCTGCACGACCAATTGTCTGGATAAGTGATGTTTGAGATCTTAGAAATCCTTCTTTATCTGCATCAAGTATTGCAACAAGTGATACTTCAGGTAAGTCAAGTCCTTCACGTAGTAAATTTACACCAATAAGTGCATCAAAATCTCCACGTCTAAGTTCATCTATAATATCTATTCTTTCAAGTGTTGTAATTTCAGAGTGAAGATAACGTGCCTTAATTCCCATCTTAATATAGTAATCTGTAAGATCTTCTGCCATCTTCTTTGTAAGTGATGTTACAAGTGTACGTTGATTTTTAGCACTTCTATTTTTTATCTCAGAAAGCAGGTCATCTACCTGATTTTTAATAGGACGTATTATAGGTTTTGGATCAACAAGTCCTGTAGGTCTGATAATCTGTTCAACTTTAACATCACAACGTTTTAATTCAAATTCAGCAGGTGTTGCTGATACATAAAGAATCTGATTTTGAAGTTTCATAAATTCATCAAAACGTAGTGGTCTGTGTTCTTTTGCACTTGGAAGTCTAAATCCATAATCTACAAGATTACATTTCCTGGCATGATCACCTGCATACATTCCACGTATCTGTGGTATTGTAACGTGTGATTCATCAATAATTGTAAGATAATCATCAGGGAAGTATCCTAGAAGTGAAAATGGTACCTCTCCCCATTTTCGTCCATTCATATGCATTGAATAGTTTTCAATTCCAGAACAATATCCAACTTCCTGTATCATTTCCATGTCATATCTTGTTCTTTGCTCTATTCTTTGAGCTTCAACATATTTTCCCATTGCCTTAAATTCAGCAACACGATCTTTCATTTCATCAAGTATCTTTTTAATTGCAACATCTTGTTTATCTTTTGATATAACAAAGTGTTTTGCAGGAAAGATAATTGTCTTTTTAAGTTCTTCTATTATGTTAAATTTAAGTGGATCAATTTTATAGATAACATCTACCTCATCACCCCATAACTCAATTCTTATTGCAAAGTTTGCATTTATAGGATAGATGTCTATAACATCACCATTTACCCTGAAATTTCCACGTTCAAATTCTGTGTTATTTCGCATGTATTGCATCTCAATTAAGGACTTTATTATATCATCACGTGATATTATATCACCCTGACTTAGTGTTAATGTAAACATAAGATAATCCTCAGGAGATCCAATACCATATATACATGAAACACTTGATATTACAATTACATCATCGCGTGTAAGAAGAGACTGTGTTGCTGAGTGTCGTAATCTGTCAATTTCCTCATTTACTGTTGATTCCTTATCAATAAATGTATCAGTTTGAGCAACATATGCCTCTGGCTGATAATAATCAAAATAACTTACAAAGTATTCAACAGCATTATCAGGGAAAAACTCCTTAAATTCATCATAAAGTTGTGCTGCAAGAGTTTTATTATGTGACATGATAAGAGTTGGCTTATCTAGCTTTTCAATAACATTTGCCATTGTAAATGTTTTACCAGAACCTGTTACACCCTCAAGTGTAACTTCATTTGCTCCTTCATTAAAGCTTGTAACTATTGAATCAATAGCCTTTGGCTGATCACCAAGAGGCTTATAATCAGATTGTAAAATAAATTTAGACATAGTAGTTATATATATTTAAAATCATTTTCTTAATATTTTCTATTTTAAAAAAAAATAATCATATAAAAAAAAGATTTAATATTAACAAAAATAAGAAAAATTCTATAAAATAAAAATAAGTATAAATTCTTTTTAGATATGGGGTGTTGATAAGTTTAAAAAAAATAAGAGACTTCCAAAAAAAATATAAAAGTCCCCCACTACTATTTTTTTTAGTATTCAAACAAGTTAATTGCAACACTCATCAATGATGCATATTCACCGAGATTAATTTCAGAAATATTTTTCTTACACTCACGTTTTAATTCATTATATTTCTGTGCAAATGCAACATTCATAAATTCTACACCTTTAAAGTCAAGTATGACTTCTTTATCACTTGTTTTATTAATAATATTAAATAATTCCACTACTGTATTTTCAAGAGTTAAAATACGGGGAACTACATCAATAACTACAATTTCCCTCGTCATATGTATTCAAGCTCCAAAATGATTTTTAACAACTTTTAATTGTTCTGGAATATTAATATGCTGAGGACAAACACTTACACATTCATTACAACCAACACAGTTATGTGCTTGTCTATCTTCATGCATATGGAATCTATACTGTACAGAGTCAATAGAATCATCACCAAGTAAGTCCATATTATATTCTCTGAAGCATTTAGGAATATTAACACCAAATTTGCATGGCATACAATAGTTACATGATGTACAATTTATAGCATTTAAGTTATCATATTCATCTTTAACTTCATGTAGTATTGCTTTTTCCTCATCACTAAGCATTCCAACTTCTGCATCATCAACAAGTGCAATATTTTCTTTTACCTGGCAGATATTTGACATCCCACTAAGAACACAGT
The Methanosphaera sp. DNA segment above includes these coding regions:
- the uvrA gene encoding excinuclease ABC subunit UvrA, which gives rise to MQSEDIRQKAINEKKIIIKGAREHNLKNIDVTIPRDQFIVITGLSGSGKSTLAFDTIYAEGQRRYMESLTSYARQFLGQMEKPEVDYIEGLSPAISIDQKTTRLNPRSTVGTVTEIYDYLRLLFARVGTAHCYKCGSEISQQTPGQIADEIIEHFDGEKIYLLAPIVKEKKGMHKKVFDEYKKKGFVRIRVDGVIVSLDEDITLEKNIKHTLEIVVDRLKVSNTENFKKRLVESTETALSLTGGIIKVLSAQEGGDEKTYSEELACAECGVSFTEISPRMFSFNNPQAACPECNGIGSTLEVDADRVIPDKSLTLRRGAIKPWSNSKDTEGYYNKIIEAVAKHYNFSLDVAYYELSDEVKDIILYGTGKEEIEFEFKMKNGIHKVKKPFEGVLASIKRESVDAPSKYKRKSLKTYMMYKDCPRCHGDRLKDEMLAVTVGGLNIADVTKLSLRDCKEFFDNLKLSGRKEFIGKEILKEIRERLAFLNDVGLNYLSLARSSGTLSGGEAQRIRLATQIGSRLIGVLYVLDEPSIGLHQRDNMKLINTLKHLRDLGNTLIVVEHDEETILEADHVIDIGPAAGEHGGSLIAQGTPEEIKKNPNSITGLYLSGAKKIEVPKNRRKGNGKTIKVVGARENNLKDITVELPLGTFICVTGVSGSGKSTLINETLYHGIYEQMTDKHKFKVGKHDKIEGIENIDKTIVIDQSPIGRTPRSNPATYIGLFTHIRDLFAQTIEAKERGYKPGRFSFNVKGGRCEACSGDGIVQIEMHFLSDVYVPCEVCKGKRYNTDTLNVRYKGKNINDVLEMTADEALEFFENIPKIRRKLQTLVDVGLGYVKLGQPATTLSGGEAQRVKLAKELSKPSTSNTMIILDEPTTGLHFEDINKLLSVLQKLRDQGNTLVVIEHNLDVIKTADYIIDLGPEGGDEGGYVIATGTPEEVAKSGTYTGEYLKDMLE
- a CDS encoding DUF4325 domain-containing protein, whose amino-acid sequence is MTREIVVIDVVPRILTLENTVVELFNIINKTSDKEVILDFKGVEFMNVAFAQKYNELKRECKKNISEINLGEYASLMSVAINLFEY
- the uvrB gene encoding excinuclease ABC subunit UvrB; translated protein: MSKFILQSDYKPLGDQPKAIDSIVTSFNEGANEVTLEGVTGSGKTFTMANVIEKLDKPTLIMSHNKTLAAQLYDEFKEFFPDNAVEYFVSYFDYYQPEAYVAQTDTFIDKESTVNEEIDRLRHSATQSLLTRDDVIVISSVSCIYGIGSPEDYLMFTLTLSQGDIISRDDIIKSLIEMQYMRNNTEFERGNFRVNGDVIDIYPINANFAIRIELWGDEVDVIYKIDPLKFNIIEELKKTIIFPAKHFVISKDKQDVAIKKILDEMKDRVAEFKAMGKYVEAQRIEQRTRYDMEMIQEVGYCSGIENYSMHMNGRKWGEVPFSLLGYFPDDYLTIIDESHVTIPQIRGMYAGDHARKCNLVDYGFRLPSAKEHRPLRFDEFMKLQNQILYVSATPAEFELKRCDVKVEQIIRPTGLVDPKPIIRPIKNQVDDLLSEIKNRSAKNQRTLVTSLTKKMAEDLTDYYIKMGIKARYLHSEITTLERIDIIDELRRGDFDALIGVNLLREGLDLPEVSLVAILDADKEGFLRSQTSLIQTIGRAARNVDGEVILYADNMTDSIVNAVNITERRRKMQIEYNNEHNIIPQSVVRKLKDKVVDTTPDDIQSYDNITDDEIELIIADLENQMQKAAADLEFEKAAKLRDQIMKLKEE